One region of Phycicoccus sp. M110.8 genomic DNA includes:
- a CDS encoding sugar ABC transporter permease, which produces MTSTTAAPTAPPGTDPARWRRWARRADAGLTPYAMVSPFFILFAVFGLFPLLYTAWVSTHDWSLLAGDQGWVGLGNYAELLQDSDFWNAMLNTFAMFVIATVPQLVLAMVLAQMLNSRLRAATLWRMGILLPNVTSVAAVGIIFTLMFSRDFGLFNWLLGHVGVDPIAWQDHRWSSWIAISTMVDWRWTGYNALILLAALQSVPTEIYEAARIDGANGWRTFWSITVPMLRPTLIFVTIVATIGGTQLFTEPLLFNPGANSINGGTTGQFQTAAMYLVQNAFTGQRFGYAATIAWVLFLFIAAFSAVNVLLLRRIRSAE; this is translated from the coding sequence GTGACCTCGACGACTGCAGCACCCACGGCGCCACCGGGCACGGACCCGGCCCGGTGGCGCCGCTGGGCGCGTCGCGCCGACGCCGGACTGACGCCCTACGCGATGGTGTCGCCGTTCTTCATCCTGTTCGCGGTCTTCGGCCTCTTCCCGCTGCTCTACACGGCATGGGTGAGCACCCACGACTGGAGCCTGCTGGCGGGGGACCAGGGCTGGGTGGGCCTGGGCAACTACGCCGAGCTCCTGCAGGACTCGGACTTCTGGAACGCCATGCTCAACACCTTCGCGATGTTCGTCATCGCGACGGTGCCGCAGCTGGTGCTGGCCATGGTCCTGGCCCAGATGCTGAACTCGCGGCTGCGGGCGGCGACGTTATGGCGGATGGGGATCCTGCTGCCCAACGTCACGTCGGTGGCCGCCGTCGGGATCATCTTCACGCTGATGTTCAGCCGTGACTTCGGCCTGTTCAACTGGCTGCTCGGGCACGTCGGCGTCGACCCCATCGCCTGGCAGGACCACCGCTGGTCGAGCTGGATCGCGATCTCCACGATGGTCGACTGGCGCTGGACCGGCTACAACGCCCTGATCCTGCTCGCTGCGCTGCAGTCGGTGCCCACCGAGATCTACGAGGCGGCGCGCATCGACGGGGCGAACGGCTGGCGCACGTTCTGGTCGATCACCGTGCCGATGCTGCGACCGACCCTCATCTTCGTCACGATCGTCGCCACCATCGGCGGGACCCAGCTGTTCACCGAGCCCCTGCTCTTCAACCCCGGGGCGAACTCGATCAACGGCGGCACGACCGGCCAGTTCCAGACCGCCGCGATGTACCTCGTGCAGAACGCCTTCACCGGCCAGCGCTTCGGGTACGCCGCGACGATCGCGTGGGTGCTGTTCCTGTTCATCGCCGCCTTCTCGGCAGTCAACGTGCTGCTGCTGCGACGCATCCGGTCGGCGGAGTGA
- a CDS encoding ABC transporter substrate-binding protein — MHIPSRRLIGSAALLATVALSTAACGGNDGGAGSAGKEKITLRVSTFGKFGYTDLYKQYMKDHPNVTVVETAEGDLGKYNTQLIQRIAAGSGAGDVVALEEGQIVNFVQSADKFVNLQDYGSNDLKGNFLPWKYANATTADGKTTIGLGTDVGGLAMCYRRDLFQKAGLPTDRTEVAKLWPTWDDYIATGKRYEAGIKDPKSHFVDSATNTYNSILMQSSDHTYFDRDEKLVIDSNPGVKAAWDESLKMVDSGLSAKLKSFSPEWNAGFKSGSFATLACPAWMTGYIKDQAGAENSGKWDITTVPGGGGNWGGSWLGVPKQSKHQKEAVDLAKFLTSGSSQLAAFKAVGNLPSNPTLYTDPALKDATNEYFNNAPVGELFVAGAANLKPVFLGAKNQPVRDAVENAMRSVEGGQRSAADGWKEAVSAAEKAAK; from the coding sequence GTGCACATCCCCTCGCGCAGGCTGATCGGGTCAGCCGCACTTCTCGCAACGGTCGCCCTCTCCACCGCCGCGTGCGGTGGCAACGACGGGGGCGCCGGCTCCGCCGGCAAGGAGAAGATCACCCTCCGGGTGAGCACCTTCGGCAAGTTCGGCTACACCGACCTCTACAAGCAGTACATGAAGGACCACCCCAACGTGACCGTCGTCGAGACGGCAGAGGGTGACCTCGGCAAGTACAACACCCAGCTGATCCAGCGGATCGCGGCCGGCTCCGGCGCAGGGGACGTCGTCGCCCTCGAGGAGGGCCAGATCGTCAACTTCGTGCAGAGCGCGGACAAGTTCGTCAACCTGCAGGACTACGGCAGCAACGACCTCAAGGGCAACTTCCTCCCGTGGAAGTACGCCAACGCGACCACGGCCGACGGCAAGACCACGATCGGCCTCGGCACCGACGTCGGCGGCCTGGCCATGTGCTACCGCCGTGACCTGTTCCAGAAGGCGGGGCTGCCGACCGACCGCACCGAGGTGGCCAAGCTCTGGCCGACGTGGGACGACTACATCGCCACCGGCAAGCGCTACGAGGCCGGGATCAAGGACCCCAAGTCGCACTTCGTCGACAGCGCCACCAACACCTACAACTCGATCCTCATGCAGTCCTCCGACCACACCTACTTCGACCGCGACGAGAAGCTCGTCATCGACTCGAACCCCGGTGTGAAGGCGGCCTGGGACGAGAGCCTGAAGATGGTCGACTCGGGCCTGTCGGCCAAGCTCAAGTCGTTCTCCCCGGAGTGGAACGCCGGGTTCAAGAGCGGGTCGTTCGCGACGCTCGCCTGCCCCGCCTGGATGACCGGCTACATCAAGGACCAGGCCGGTGCCGAGAACAGCGGCAAGTGGGACATCACCACCGTCCCCGGCGGTGGCGGCAACTGGGGTGGCTCCTGGCTCGGCGTCCCGAAGCAGAGCAAGCACCAGAAGGAGGCCGTCGACCTCGCCAAGTTCCTCACGAGCGGGTCCAGCCAGCTCGCCGCCTTCAAGGCGGTCGGCAACCTGCCCTCGAACCCGACGCTGTACACCGACCCGGCCCTGAAGGACGCGACGAACGAGTACTTCAACAACGCGCCCGTGGGTGAGCTCTTCGTGGCCGGTGCGGCCAACCTCAAGCCGGTCTTCCTCGGCGCGAAGAACCAGCCCGTGCGCGACGCGGTCGAGAACGCCATGCGCAGCGTCGAGGGCGGCCAGCGCAGTGCCGCGGACGGCTGGAAGGAAGCCGTGTCGGCCGCCGAGAAGGCCGCGAAGTAG